A genomic segment from Streptomyces sp. NBC_00237 encodes:
- a CDS encoding proline dehydrogenase family protein, with the protein MLGPVILAASRSDQMRRFVSAAPGTKQVVDRFIAGETVEHVVPIVVEATDKGLEVTLDVVGEDITTREQAYAARDAYLDLIAHLKDLGLGTRAEMSVKLSMFGQALEGGHELALANVRPVVEAAAAIGTTVTLDAEDHTTLDSMFAIHEELRKDFPQTGCVIQAYLFRTEDDARRLAAAGSRVRIVKGAYKEPASVAYQDKAEIDKAYVRITKILMEGDGYPMIGSHDPRLIAIAQELGRRAGRKLDEYEFQMLYGIRSEEHVRLAAEGHRMRVYTAYGTDWYGYFMRRLAEKPANLLFFGRSIITKN; encoded by the coding sequence GCCCCGGGCACCAAACAGGTCGTGGACCGGTTCATCGCCGGTGAGACCGTCGAGCACGTCGTGCCGATCGTCGTCGAAGCCACCGACAAGGGCCTGGAAGTCACCCTCGACGTCGTCGGCGAGGACATCACGACGCGCGAGCAGGCGTACGCCGCCCGCGACGCGTACCTCGACCTGATCGCGCACCTCAAGGACCTGGGCCTGGGCACCCGCGCCGAGATGTCCGTGAAGCTGTCCATGTTCGGGCAGGCGCTGGAGGGCGGACACGAGCTCGCCCTCGCGAACGTACGCCCCGTCGTCGAGGCCGCCGCCGCGATCGGCACCACGGTCACCCTGGACGCCGAGGACCACACCACCCTCGACTCGATGTTCGCCATCCACGAGGAGCTGCGGAAGGACTTCCCGCAGACCGGCTGCGTCATCCAGGCGTACCTCTTCCGCACCGAGGACGACGCCCGCCGACTGGCCGCCGCGGGCAGCCGCGTGCGCATCGTGAAGGGCGCCTACAAGGAGCCCGCCTCCGTCGCGTACCAGGACAAGGCCGAGATCGACAAGGCGTACGTCCGGATCACGAAGATCCTCATGGAGGGCGACGGCTACCCGATGATCGGGTCCCACGACCCGCGCCTGATCGCCATCGCGCAGGAGCTGGGCCGCCGCGCCGGGCGCAAGCTGGACGAGTACGAGTTCCAGATGCTGTACGGCATCCGCAGCGAGGAGCACGTGCGCCTGGCCGCCGAGGGCCACCGGATGCGCGTGTACACGGCGTACGGCACCGACTGGTACGGCTACTTCATGCGCCGCCTCGCCGAGAAGCCCGCGAACCTGCTCTTCTTCGGGCGCTCCATCATCACCAAGAACTGA